In Apium graveolens cultivar Ventura chromosome 10, ASM990537v1, whole genome shotgun sequence, the following are encoded in one genomic region:
- the LOC141692414 gene encoding auxin-responsive protein SAUR50-like — MAVLKKILKRCSSLGKKQEYDNDCGLPMDVPKGHFAVYVGENRSRYVVPISFLTHPDFQCLLQQAQEEFGFAHDFGLTIPCEEVVFESLTSIYRC, encoded by the coding sequence ATGGCTGTTCTCAAGAAAATTCTCAAGAGATGTTCTAGCTTAGGAAAGAAACAGGAGTACGACAACGACTGTGGCCTTCCGATGGATGTACCAAAAGGCCACTTCGCGGTTTATGTTGGAGAAAACAGAAGTAGATATGTAGTGCCAATATCATTTTTAACACATCCGGACTTTCAATGTCTTCTTCAACAAGCTCAAGAAGAGTTTGGCTTTGCACATGATTTTGGACTCACCATTCCTTGTGAAGAAGTAGTTTTTGAGTCCTTGACTTCAATTTACAGATGCTGA
- the LOC141692501 gene encoding auxin-responsive protein SAUR50-like has product MAVLKKILKRCSSLGKKHEDDHNCGLPVDIPKGHFAVYVGENRSRYIVPISFLTHPNFQCLLQQAEEEFGFVHDMGLTIPCEEAVFESLTSIYRC; this is encoded by the coding sequence ATGGCTGTCCTCAAGAAAATTCTAAAGAGATGTTCTAGCTTAGGAAAGAAACACGAGGACGACCACAACTGTGGCCTTCCGGTTGATATACCAAAAGGCCACTTTGCGGTTTACGTTGGAGAAAACAGAAGCAGATACATTGTGCCAATATCATTTTTAACACATCCCAACTTTCAATGTCTCCTTCAACAAGCTGAAGAAGAGTTTGGATTTGTACATGACATGGGACTTACAATTCCGTGTGAAGAAGCAGTTTTCGAGTCTTTGACTTCAATATACAGATGCTGA